A stretch of the Lolium perenne isolate Kyuss_39 chromosome 3, Kyuss_2.0, whole genome shotgun sequence genome encodes the following:
- the LOC127341666 gene encoding uncharacterized protein isoform X3: MQAKPSRSSGADRSTACEPSAIPMSAPATTEREDAGMTPAAMERDGGAGTSVASPPSPTERDASCGDRCGGDRCIEVMEEDTCCVRYVCMGPNPMMARYVYALIFLVTNLLAWTVRDYGHSALGELQRLKGCQGARYCLGAEGVLRISLGCFLFFFVMFLSTARTRKTHDCRNSWHSEWWPAKIALWMALTAVPFFAPSPLIQLYGKVAHFGAGAFLVIQLISVTRFITWINDCCRSETNLKRCHMQVQVVSIVAYVGALLGIVLMYVWYVPTTSCKLNILFITVTLVLVQLMTFISVNSKVKAGYLAPGLMGIYVVFLCWSAIRSEPHTEICNRKASVATSADWLNIASFVIAVIVVVAATFSTGIDSKCLQFKRTETESEDDDIPYGFGFFHFVFAMGAMYFAMLFLGWNAHQKMEKWTIDVGWASAWVRIGNEWLAAIAYIWMIISPIVWKSRQVVSSSTCA; this comes from the exons ATGCAAGC GAAACCCAGCAGGTCTAGCGGCGCGGATCGATCGACGGCGTGTGAACCCAGCGCCATCCCTATGAGCGCGCCGGCGACAACGGAGAGGGAAGACGCCGGGATGACACCGGCGGCGATGGAGAGGGACGGCGGCGCTGGCACGAGCgtggcgtcgccgccatcgccgacGGAGAGGGACGCCAGCTGCGGTGACCGGTGCGGCGGCGACCGGTGCATCGAGGTGATGGAGGAGGACACGTGCTGCGTGCGGTACGTGTGCATGGGGCCGAACCCGATGATGGCGCGCTACGTCTACGCGCTCATCTTCCTCGTCACCAACCTGCTGGCCTGGACGGTCCGCGACTACGGCCACTCGGCGCTGGGCGAGCTCCAGCGGCTCAAGGGGTGCCAGGGCGCGCGCTACTGCCTGGGCGCCGAGGGCGTGCTGCGGATCAGCCTGGGatgcttcctcttcttcttcgtcatgTTCCTCTCCACCGCCAGGACCAGGAAGACGCACGACTGCCGCAACTCGTGGCACTCCGAGTGGTGGCCGGCCAAGATCGCACTCTGGATGGCCCTCACCGCCGTCCCCTTCTTCGCGCCGTCGCCGCTCATCCAGCTCTACGGGAAGGTGGCGCATTTCGGAGCAGG GGCGTTTCTCGTGATCCAGCTCATCAGCGTCACGAGGTTCATCACATGGATCAACGACTGCTGCCGGTCAGAGACGAACCTCAAGCGATG CCACATGCAGGTGCAGGTGGTGTCGATCGTGGCGTACGTGGGCGCCCTCCTGGGGATCGTCCTCATGTACGTCTGGTACGTGCCCACTACCTCCTGCAAGCTCAACATCCTCTTCATCACCGTCACGCTCGTGCTCGTGCAGCTCATGACATTCATCTCAGTCAACTCCAAG GTGAAGGCAGGGTATCTGGCACCAGGTCTCATGGGGATCTACGTCGTGTTCCTCTGCTGGTCGGCCATCAGAAG TGAGCCGCACACCGAGATCTGCAACAGGAAAGCATCGGTTGCAACAAGCGCAGACTGGCTCAACATAGCG AGTTTTGTGATTGCGGTGATCGTCGTCGTCGCGGCTACCTTCTCCACCGGAATAGATTCCAAGTGCCTTCAG TTCAAGAGGACTGAGACGGAGTCCGAGGACGACGACATCCCCTACGGCTTTGGCTTCTTCCACTTCGTGTTCGCCATGGGCGCCATGTACTTCGCCATGCTCTTCCTTGGCTGGAACGCGCAtcagaagatggagaa GTGGACGATCGACGTCGGCTGGGCGAGCGCGTGGGTGCGCATCGGCAACGAGTGGCTAGCGGCCATCGCATACA TATGGATGATAATCTCTCCGATCGTGTGGAAGAGCAGGCAGGTTGTGTCGTCGTCCACATGTGCATGA
- the LOC127341666 gene encoding uncharacterized protein isoform X2 gives MKPSRSSGADRSTACEPSAIPMSAPATTEREDAGMTPAAMERDGGAGTSVASPPSPTERDASCGDRCGGDRCIEVMEEDTCCVRYVCMGPNPMMARYVYALIFLVTNLLAWTVRDYGHSALGELQRLKGCQGARYCLGAEGVLRISLGCFLFFFVMFLSTARTRKTHDCRNSWHSEWWPAKIALWMALTAVPFFAPSPLIQLYGKVAHFGAGAFLVIQLISVTRFITWINDCCRSETNLKRCHMQVQVVSIVAYVGALLGIVLMYVWYVPTTSCKLNILFITVTLVLVQLMTFISVNSKVKAGYLAPGLMGIYVVFLCWSAIRSEPHTEICNRKASVATSADWLNIASFVIAVIVVVAATFSTGIDSKCLQYVQFKRTETESEDDDIPYGFGFFHFVFAMGAMYFAMLFLGWNAHQKMEKWTIDVGWASAWVRIGNEWLAAIAYIWMIISPIVWKSRQVVSSSTCA, from the exons AT GAAACCCAGCAGGTCTAGCGGCGCGGATCGATCGACGGCGTGTGAACCCAGCGCCATCCCTATGAGCGCGCCGGCGACAACGGAGAGGGAAGACGCCGGGATGACACCGGCGGCGATGGAGAGGGACGGCGGCGCTGGCACGAGCgtggcgtcgccgccatcgccgacGGAGAGGGACGCCAGCTGCGGTGACCGGTGCGGCGGCGACCGGTGCATCGAGGTGATGGAGGAGGACACGTGCTGCGTGCGGTACGTGTGCATGGGGCCGAACCCGATGATGGCGCGCTACGTCTACGCGCTCATCTTCCTCGTCACCAACCTGCTGGCCTGGACGGTCCGCGACTACGGCCACTCGGCGCTGGGCGAGCTCCAGCGGCTCAAGGGGTGCCAGGGCGCGCGCTACTGCCTGGGCGCCGAGGGCGTGCTGCGGATCAGCCTGGGatgcttcctcttcttcttcgtcatgTTCCTCTCCACCGCCAGGACCAGGAAGACGCACGACTGCCGCAACTCGTGGCACTCCGAGTGGTGGCCGGCCAAGATCGCACTCTGGATGGCCCTCACCGCCGTCCCCTTCTTCGCGCCGTCGCCGCTCATCCAGCTCTACGGGAAGGTGGCGCATTTCGGAGCAGG GGCGTTTCTCGTGATCCAGCTCATCAGCGTCACGAGGTTCATCACATGGATCAACGACTGCTGCCGGTCAGAGACGAACCTCAAGCGATG CCACATGCAGGTGCAGGTGGTGTCGATCGTGGCGTACGTGGGCGCCCTCCTGGGGATCGTCCTCATGTACGTCTGGTACGTGCCCACTACCTCCTGCAAGCTCAACATCCTCTTCATCACCGTCACGCTCGTGCTCGTGCAGCTCATGACATTCATCTCAGTCAACTCCAAG GTGAAGGCAGGGTATCTGGCACCAGGTCTCATGGGGATCTACGTCGTGTTCCTCTGCTGGTCGGCCATCAGAAG TGAGCCGCACACCGAGATCTGCAACAGGAAAGCATCGGTTGCAACAAGCGCAGACTGGCTCAACATAGCG AGTTTTGTGATTGCGGTGATCGTCGTCGTCGCGGCTACCTTCTCCACCGGAATAGATTCCAAGTGCCTTCAG TATGTGCAGTTCAAGAGGACTGAGACGGAGTCCGAGGACGACGACATCCCCTACGGCTTTGGCTTCTTCCACTTCGTGTTCGCCATGGGCGCCATGTACTTCGCCATGCTCTTCCTTGGCTGGAACGCGCAtcagaagatggagaa GTGGACGATCGACGTCGGCTGGGCGAGCGCGTGGGTGCGCATCGGCAACGAGTGGCTAGCGGCCATCGCATACA TATGGATGATAATCTCTCCGATCGTGTGGAAGAGCAGGCAGGTTGTGTCGTCGTCCACATGTGCATGA
- the LOC127341666 gene encoding uncharacterized protein isoform X1, whose translation MQAKPSRSSGADRSTACEPSAIPMSAPATTEREDAGMTPAAMERDGGAGTSVASPPSPTERDASCGDRCGGDRCIEVMEEDTCCVRYVCMGPNPMMARYVYALIFLVTNLLAWTVRDYGHSALGELQRLKGCQGARYCLGAEGVLRISLGCFLFFFVMFLSTARTRKTHDCRNSWHSEWWPAKIALWMALTAVPFFAPSPLIQLYGKVAHFGAGAFLVIQLISVTRFITWINDCCRSETNLKRCHMQVQVVSIVAYVGALLGIVLMYVWYVPTTSCKLNILFITVTLVLVQLMTFISVNSKVKAGYLAPGLMGIYVVFLCWSAIRSEPHTEICNRKASVATSADWLNIASFVIAVIVVVAATFSTGIDSKCLQYVQFKRTETESEDDDIPYGFGFFHFVFAMGAMYFAMLFLGWNAHQKMEKWTIDVGWASAWVRIGNEWLAAIAYIWMIISPIVWKSRQVVSSSTCA comes from the exons ATGCAAGC GAAACCCAGCAGGTCTAGCGGCGCGGATCGATCGACGGCGTGTGAACCCAGCGCCATCCCTATGAGCGCGCCGGCGACAACGGAGAGGGAAGACGCCGGGATGACACCGGCGGCGATGGAGAGGGACGGCGGCGCTGGCACGAGCgtggcgtcgccgccatcgccgacGGAGAGGGACGCCAGCTGCGGTGACCGGTGCGGCGGCGACCGGTGCATCGAGGTGATGGAGGAGGACACGTGCTGCGTGCGGTACGTGTGCATGGGGCCGAACCCGATGATGGCGCGCTACGTCTACGCGCTCATCTTCCTCGTCACCAACCTGCTGGCCTGGACGGTCCGCGACTACGGCCACTCGGCGCTGGGCGAGCTCCAGCGGCTCAAGGGGTGCCAGGGCGCGCGCTACTGCCTGGGCGCCGAGGGCGTGCTGCGGATCAGCCTGGGatgcttcctcttcttcttcgtcatgTTCCTCTCCACCGCCAGGACCAGGAAGACGCACGACTGCCGCAACTCGTGGCACTCCGAGTGGTGGCCGGCCAAGATCGCACTCTGGATGGCCCTCACCGCCGTCCCCTTCTTCGCGCCGTCGCCGCTCATCCAGCTCTACGGGAAGGTGGCGCATTTCGGAGCAGG GGCGTTTCTCGTGATCCAGCTCATCAGCGTCACGAGGTTCATCACATGGATCAACGACTGCTGCCGGTCAGAGACGAACCTCAAGCGATG CCACATGCAGGTGCAGGTGGTGTCGATCGTGGCGTACGTGGGCGCCCTCCTGGGGATCGTCCTCATGTACGTCTGGTACGTGCCCACTACCTCCTGCAAGCTCAACATCCTCTTCATCACCGTCACGCTCGTGCTCGTGCAGCTCATGACATTCATCTCAGTCAACTCCAAG GTGAAGGCAGGGTATCTGGCACCAGGTCTCATGGGGATCTACGTCGTGTTCCTCTGCTGGTCGGCCATCAGAAG TGAGCCGCACACCGAGATCTGCAACAGGAAAGCATCGGTTGCAACAAGCGCAGACTGGCTCAACATAGCG AGTTTTGTGATTGCGGTGATCGTCGTCGTCGCGGCTACCTTCTCCACCGGAATAGATTCCAAGTGCCTTCAG TATGTGCAGTTCAAGAGGACTGAGACGGAGTCCGAGGACGACGACATCCCCTACGGCTTTGGCTTCTTCCACTTCGTGTTCGCCATGGGCGCCATGTACTTCGCCATGCTCTTCCTTGGCTGGAACGCGCAtcagaagatggagaa GTGGACGATCGACGTCGGCTGGGCGAGCGCGTGGGTGCGCATCGGCAACGAGTGGCTAGCGGCCATCGCATACA TATGGATGATAATCTCTCCGATCGTGTGGAAGAGCAGGCAGGTTGTGTCGTCGTCCACATGTGCATGA
- the LOC127341666 gene encoding uncharacterized protein isoform X4: protein MSAPATTEREDAGMTPAAMERDGGAGTSVASPPSPTERDASCGDRCGGDRCIEVMEEDTCCVRYVCMGPNPMMARYVYALIFLVTNLLAWTVRDYGHSALGELQRLKGCQGARYCLGAEGVLRISLGCFLFFFVMFLSTARTRKTHDCRNSWHSEWWPAKIALWMALTAVPFFAPSPLIQLYGKVAHFGAGAFLVIQLISVTRFITWINDCCRSETNLKRCHMQVQVVSIVAYVGALLGIVLMYVWYVPTTSCKLNILFITVTLVLVQLMTFISVNSKVKAGYLAPGLMGIYVVFLCWSAIRSEPHTEICNRKASVATSADWLNIASFVIAVIVVVAATFSTGIDSKCLQYVQFKRTETESEDDDIPYGFGFFHFVFAMGAMYFAMLFLGWNAHQKMEKWTIDVGWASAWVRIGNEWLAAIAYIWMIISPIVWKSRQVVSSSTCA from the exons ATGAGCGCGCCGGCGACAACGGAGAGGGAAGACGCCGGGATGACACCGGCGGCGATGGAGAGGGACGGCGGCGCTGGCACGAGCgtggcgtcgccgccatcgccgacGGAGAGGGACGCCAGCTGCGGTGACCGGTGCGGCGGCGACCGGTGCATCGAGGTGATGGAGGAGGACACGTGCTGCGTGCGGTACGTGTGCATGGGGCCGAACCCGATGATGGCGCGCTACGTCTACGCGCTCATCTTCCTCGTCACCAACCTGCTGGCCTGGACGGTCCGCGACTACGGCCACTCGGCGCTGGGCGAGCTCCAGCGGCTCAAGGGGTGCCAGGGCGCGCGCTACTGCCTGGGCGCCGAGGGCGTGCTGCGGATCAGCCTGGGatgcttcctcttcttcttcgtcatgTTCCTCTCCACCGCCAGGACCAGGAAGACGCACGACTGCCGCAACTCGTGGCACTCCGAGTGGTGGCCGGCCAAGATCGCACTCTGGATGGCCCTCACCGCCGTCCCCTTCTTCGCGCCGTCGCCGCTCATCCAGCTCTACGGGAAGGTGGCGCATTTCGGAGCAGG GGCGTTTCTCGTGATCCAGCTCATCAGCGTCACGAGGTTCATCACATGGATCAACGACTGCTGCCGGTCAGAGACGAACCTCAAGCGATG CCACATGCAGGTGCAGGTGGTGTCGATCGTGGCGTACGTGGGCGCCCTCCTGGGGATCGTCCTCATGTACGTCTGGTACGTGCCCACTACCTCCTGCAAGCTCAACATCCTCTTCATCACCGTCACGCTCGTGCTCGTGCAGCTCATGACATTCATCTCAGTCAACTCCAAG GTGAAGGCAGGGTATCTGGCACCAGGTCTCATGGGGATCTACGTCGTGTTCCTCTGCTGGTCGGCCATCAGAAG TGAGCCGCACACCGAGATCTGCAACAGGAAAGCATCGGTTGCAACAAGCGCAGACTGGCTCAACATAGCG AGTTTTGTGATTGCGGTGATCGTCGTCGTCGCGGCTACCTTCTCCACCGGAATAGATTCCAAGTGCCTTCAG TATGTGCAGTTCAAGAGGACTGAGACGGAGTCCGAGGACGACGACATCCCCTACGGCTTTGGCTTCTTCCACTTCGTGTTCGCCATGGGCGCCATGTACTTCGCCATGCTCTTCCTTGGCTGGAACGCGCAtcagaagatggagaa GTGGACGATCGACGTCGGCTGGGCGAGCGCGTGGGTGCGCATCGGCAACGAGTGGCTAGCGGCCATCGCATACA TATGGATGATAATCTCTCCGATCGTGTGGAAGAGCAGGCAGGTTGTGTCGTCGTCCACATGTGCATGA